The Ipomoea triloba cultivar NCNSP0323 chromosome 4, ASM357664v1 DNA segment TTGTCATACGTACGTCCTAATGTTTGTATTATGCCCAACTTTGATTAGGATGAGGTAAGAACCTAAGACCTAGTTATGAAATCAATGaataaattaagaataataaatagttaatggaatattgcgttactaaagtttatactgaTGGAGTTGCAAaggtattaaaaagaaaattactaaaacaaaaataatctgaaccattaatttaattaaacaattacaCAAACATTTTTTACTTCCTGGGCCTATTACATTTGTATTTGTATGTATTTCTATAGATTGTAGAAATCATATGAGGTTAGAAATAAACATTTTTTACTTCCTAGGCCTATTACATTTGTATTTGTATGTATTTCTATAGATTGTAGAAATCATATGAGATCAGAAATAAAATTCTTCAACCGTTCTTGCACTCGAGTGGTATCCATTCCAATTCTGGGTGAAAATGCCTATCCAACAAAGATCAAGAAAAACAATTAACGTTGGCAACAAAACAACTATAGATATATGAATCCTGCAATTAACCAAACAAGTATAGTATActacaccttgcaaataattgtATGGTAGATCTTGAGATCCACAGTTGAGTTGGTTGCACTCACAACTTGTGCGCCTTCCTCTTGAAGAATCCGAAACACTTTATGCATCTTCATCACCTCCTTCTTCTCCAATCCACACACTATATTTATCTCCAAACTTTCACCTCCCTCACATTCATTCACGGTTATGGAGACTGGGAGTTGTAGGCTATCCTTTCTTGCTTTCAGCTCATTAACGTTGCTCTCTAGTTGTTTGATGTAGTTAGTGGCATGATCCAACACGTCAAAGGCCGGAGATTTTTCCTGTACGTCCACaacaaatcattaattaattaaccctAGTTTTAAAGCacgatcaaatgagaacattgGTCTGTACGTGTGAATGTGAGAACTGTACAATAAGGTATTATAAAAGACACAATCAGACATTACAAGATACACGATTCAAATTACAAAAGTAATTACAGGAAAAAATGTGAAAACTCTTAAGAGACACAATCAGAGATTACAAGATGCACAATTGAAATTACAAAAGTAATTACAGGAAAAAATGTG contains these protein-coding regions:
- the LOC116015120 gene encoding transcription factor bHLH168-like, yielding MLRYSAFQRSLSSTRLYIHKQRSEHVLNLTKKNKNTCYQALNMQPNCTSSLPPKPRRHLTEKHRREQMKGLYRRLASLVPHEKSLEKSPAFDVLDHATNYIKQLESNVNELKARKDSLQLPVSITVNECEGGESLEINIVCGLEKKEVMKMHKVFRILQEEGAQVVSATNSTVDLKIYHTIICKAFSPRIGMDTTRVQERLKNFISDLI